A region from the Sandaracinus amylolyticus genome encodes:
- a CDS encoding glycosyl hydrolase family 28-related protein translates to MRHLLVLALLGVSIACAPGNIGDLERTDAGGLVSPRADGGRLESDGGSAPSDDDASALDDVDGGGAPLDPDGGGPVVPPVGRGATIAWDEYEAEAGRTNATVLEDRRDVGTIEAESSGRRAVRLDDTGDYVEFTAARRANSIVVRYSIPDSPTGGGIDSTIGIYVNDTLRHRLPVTSRYSWFYDLNSWLNGGPNHPSDDPARGSPFHFYDESRALIGDIPAGATVRIQMDAESTADHYVIDLVDLELVPDPLPRPDGFLSIVDDCGATPNDATDDGDAIQTCLDRGRAESRGVWIPAGTFETSYAPARDMGFFTDRNTIRGAGMWHSTIHGSGARFYCAGNECVFSDFALFGDTRVRDGQKRSNGFNGSAGSGSRLDRIWIEHVEVGYWVGLDSPPNGPTNGLVISDCRIRNTYADGVNFCNGTSNSEVVNTHLRYTGDDALAVWAYTAPGAVATNNVFHRNTAQLPWRANCFAIYGGADNRIEDNVCIDTLTFPGIQIGGPYPQHAFGGTTRVARNTLLRAGGVSFGQEHGALKLFSFQVDLSQIAIEDVDIDDPSYFGLDLQSWGADGSRIAQASMSRVTITSPTRHGIHVRGDARGRLSLSDVVVRDAPAGGLLHEGPAGQFTIERGTGNEGW, encoded by the coding sequence ATGCGCCACCTGCTCGTGCTCGCGCTGCTCGGTGTCTCGATCGCGTGCGCTCCAGGGAACATCGGCGACCTCGAGCGCACCGACGCCGGTGGGCTCGTCAGCCCGCGCGCCGATGGCGGACGTCTCGAGAGCGACGGAGGCTCCGCGCCGAGCGACGACGACGCGAGCGCGCTCGACGACGTCGACGGCGGCGGCGCTCCGCTCGACCCCGACGGCGGTGGCCCAGTCGTCCCGCCCGTCGGTCGCGGCGCCACGATCGCCTGGGACGAGTACGAGGCCGAGGCCGGCCGCACCAACGCGACCGTTCTCGAGGATCGACGCGACGTCGGCACCATCGAGGCCGAGTCCTCCGGACGACGTGCGGTGCGACTCGACGACACCGGCGACTACGTCGAGTTCACCGCCGCTCGCCGCGCGAATTCGATCGTCGTGCGATATTCGATCCCCGATTCGCCCACCGGCGGCGGGATCGACTCGACCATCGGCATCTACGTGAATGACACCCTGCGTCACCGACTGCCGGTCACGTCTCGATATTCGTGGTTCTACGATCTGAATTCATGGCTGAACGGAGGCCCCAATCATCCCTCCGACGATCCCGCGCGCGGTAGTCCGTTCCACTTCTACGACGAGTCGCGCGCGCTGATCGGCGACATCCCCGCTGGCGCCACGGTCCGCATCCAGATGGATGCGGAGAGCACGGCCGACCACTACGTCATCGATCTCGTCGATCTCGAGCTCGTTCCCGACCCGCTGCCGCGTCCCGACGGCTTCCTCTCGATCGTCGACGATTGCGGCGCGACGCCGAACGACGCGACCGACGACGGCGACGCGATCCAGACGTGCCTCGACCGAGGTCGCGCCGAGTCGCGTGGCGTGTGGATCCCCGCGGGCACGTTCGAGACCTCGTATGCGCCCGCGCGCGACATGGGCTTCTTCACCGACCGCAACACGATCCGCGGCGCCGGCATGTGGCACTCCACGATCCACGGCTCGGGCGCGCGCTTCTACTGCGCAGGCAACGAGTGCGTGTTCTCCGACTTCGCGCTCTTCGGCGACACACGCGTTCGCGACGGACAGAAGCGCAGCAATGGATTCAACGGCAGCGCGGGCTCCGGCTCGCGCCTCGATCGCATCTGGATCGAGCACGTCGAGGTCGGCTATTGGGTCGGTCTCGACAGCCCTCCGAATGGCCCGACGAATGGCCTCGTCATCTCCGACTGCCGCATTCGCAACACCTACGCGGACGGCGTCAACTTCTGCAACGGTACGAGCAATTCCGAGGTCGTGAACACGCACCTCCGCTACACCGGAGACGACGCGCTCGCCGTCTGGGCCTACACCGCGCCGGGCGCGGTCGCGACGAACAACGTGTTCCATCGCAACACCGCGCAGCTCCCTTGGCGCGCGAACTGTTTCGCGATCTACGGCGGCGCGGACAACCGCATCGAGGACAACGTCTGCATCGACACGCTGACGTTCCCCGGCATCCAGATCGGTGGCCCGTATCCGCAGCATGCGTTCGGCGGCACCACGCGCGTCGCGCGAAACACGCTGCTGCGCGCGGGCGGCGTCTCGTTCGGGCAAGAGCACGGCGCGCTCAAGCTCTTCTCGTTCCAGGTCGACCTGAGCCAGATCGCCATCGAGGACGTCGACATCGACGATCCCAGCTACTTCGGGCTCGACCTGCAGTCGTGGGGCGCCGACGGGAGCCGCATCGCGCAGGCCTCGATGTCGCGCGTGACGATCACCTCGCCCACGCGCCACGGCATCCACGTGCGCGGCGACGCGCGCGGCCGCCTGTCCCTGAGCGACGTCGTCGTGCGCGACGCGCCCGCGGGCGGCCTCCTACACGAAGGTCCCGCCGGGCAATTCACGATCGAGCGCGGCACCGGCAACGAAGGCTGGTAG
- a CDS encoding LytR/AlgR family response regulator transcription factor, with protein MSTTIRALVVDDEPLARDELVFTLEQIGGVEVVAQAESSAKALALLSEHAPDVVFADLRMPGPDGLALAEAVIARRPSTAIVMVSAHDDGALRGFEVGVVDYLLKPARLDRVRKAIERVRARLTEGSGASPSEPPPREGAPLTRLAVRRRGAYVVVDIHDVVWFEVKDELVWAVTENDRYALDLTLSALEQRLPDGVFFRSHRGFLVRLDRIAAMEPSGAGTFELTLSHPEKPRIPLARERARLLRDLIPIAG; from the coding sequence ATGAGCACGACGATCCGCGCACTGGTGGTCGACGACGAGCCGCTCGCCCGCGACGAGCTCGTCTTCACGCTCGAGCAGATCGGCGGCGTCGAGGTCGTCGCGCAGGCCGAGAGCAGCGCGAAGGCGCTCGCGCTGCTGAGCGAGCACGCGCCGGACGTGGTGTTCGCCGATCTGCGCATGCCCGGGCCCGACGGCCTGGCGCTCGCGGAGGCGGTGATCGCGCGTCGTCCCAGCACCGCGATCGTGATGGTCTCGGCGCACGACGACGGAGCGCTGCGCGGCTTCGAGGTCGGCGTCGTCGACTACCTGCTCAAGCCGGCGCGCCTCGATCGCGTGCGCAAGGCGATCGAGCGAGTCCGCGCCCGCCTGACCGAAGGCTCGGGAGCGAGCCCGAGCGAGCCCCCGCCGCGCGAAGGTGCGCCGCTGACGCGGCTCGCGGTGCGCCGTCGCGGCGCGTACGTCGTCGTCGACATCCACGACGTCGTCTGGTTCGAGGTGAAGGACGAGCTCGTCTGGGCCGTCACCGAGAACGATCGATACGCGCTCGACCTCACGCTCTCCGCGCTCGAGCAGCGCCTGCCCGACGGCGTGTTCTTCCGATCGCACCGCGGCTTCCTCGTGCGCCTCGATCGCATCGCCGCGATGGAGCCGAGCGGCGCAGGCACGTTCGAGCTCACGCTCAGCCATCCCGAGAAGCCGCGCATCCCGCTCGCCCGCGAGCGCGCGCGCCTGCTCCGCGATCTGATCCCGATCGCCGGCTGA
- the pnp gene encoding polyribonucleotide nucleotidyltransferase encodes MSQFIRENVKVGDRVITLETGRIAKQAHGSCLVTCGESIVLVTVCGTTEPRPGIDFLPLSVEYVEKTFAAGKIPGGFFKREGRLRDAEILVSRLIDRPCRPLFPEGYRNEVQVIATVLSFDQENPTDVLAMLGASAALHISSIPWAGPIGGLRVGRVDGKWVANPTYAEQERSDCELVVAASKDAIVMVEGEADEMSESDLVEALWFGKNAIQPAIQLVEQMREAVGTPKWSFTPPAKTPGLAERVAQVASEGVKKAINTPVKHQRYDLFKKVKKDIVAALLPELGAEKEKEIKEAYEDLKYVSMREQVLTDKRRVDGRDFTTVRPISIEMGLLPRVHGSTLFTRGETQGIVTATLGTTSDEQRIDALEGNTWKRFLLHYNFPAYSVGEVKPMRGPGRREIGHGNLAERSLAKMVPGKEEFPYTIRIVSEITESNGSSSMATVCGGTLSLMDAGVPIKAPVAGVAMGLIAEGDRYAVLTDILGDEDHLGDMDFKVCGTKRGVTGIQMDIKIAGLSRAIMEQALAQAKDARLHILDKMLEAMPAARPELSKYAPRITTIKVKPDQIRLVIGPGGKTIKGIVEATGAQVDIEDDGTVHVASADPKAAEKALEMIRGLTTEPEVGKTYKGIVKRVEPYGAFLEIMPGTDGLCHISDFAWERVEKTEDIMNLGDEIEVQVTDIDQTGRVRLSRKALLPKPEGWVERPAREPRESRGGDRDRDRGGRDRDRGGRDRDRGPRDRDRGPRDRDRDRPRDDRPRDDRPRDDRPRDDRPRDDRPRDDRPREDRPRDDRPREDRPREDRPRDDRPRDDRDSD; translated from the coding sequence ATGTCCCAGTTCATCCGAGAGAACGTCAAGGTCGGCGACCGCGTCATCACGCTGGAGACCGGCCGCATCGCGAAGCAGGCGCACGGCTCCTGCCTCGTCACGTGTGGTGAGTCGATCGTCCTCGTGACGGTCTGCGGCACCACCGAGCCGCGCCCCGGCATCGACTTCCTCCCGCTCAGCGTCGAGTACGTCGAGAAGACGTTCGCCGCGGGCAAGATCCCGGGCGGCTTCTTCAAGCGCGAGGGTCGCCTGCGCGACGCCGAGATCCTCGTCTCGCGCCTGATCGATCGTCCCTGCCGTCCGCTCTTCCCCGAGGGCTATCGCAACGAGGTGCAGGTCATCGCGACCGTGCTCTCGTTCGATCAGGAGAACCCGACCGACGTGCTCGCGATGCTCGGCGCGAGCGCCGCGCTGCACATCTCGTCGATCCCGTGGGCGGGCCCGATCGGCGGGCTGCGCGTCGGGCGCGTCGACGGCAAGTGGGTCGCGAACCCGACCTACGCCGAGCAGGAGCGCAGCGACTGCGAGCTCGTCGTCGCGGCCAGCAAGGACGCGATCGTGATGGTCGAGGGCGAGGCCGACGAGATGAGCGAGAGCGATCTCGTCGAGGCGCTCTGGTTCGGCAAGAACGCGATCCAGCCCGCGATCCAGCTCGTCGAGCAGATGCGCGAGGCGGTCGGCACGCCGAAGTGGTCGTTCACCCCGCCCGCGAAGACGCCGGGCCTCGCCGAGCGCGTCGCGCAGGTCGCGAGCGAGGGCGTGAAGAAGGCGATCAACACGCCGGTCAAGCACCAGCGCTACGACCTCTTCAAGAAGGTGAAGAAGGACATCGTGGCGGCGCTCCTTCCCGAGCTCGGCGCCGAGAAGGAGAAGGAGATCAAGGAGGCGTACGAGGATCTGAAGTACGTCTCGATGCGCGAGCAGGTCCTCACGGACAAGCGCCGCGTCGACGGGCGTGACTTCACGACCGTGCGTCCGATCTCGATCGAGATGGGCCTGCTCCCGCGCGTGCACGGCTCGACGCTGTTCACGCGTGGTGAGACGCAGGGCATCGTCACCGCGACGCTCGGCACCACGAGCGACGAGCAGCGCATCGACGCGCTCGAGGGCAACACCTGGAAGCGCTTCCTGCTGCACTACAACTTCCCGGCGTACTCCGTCGGTGAGGTGAAGCCGATGCGCGGCCCCGGTCGCCGCGAGATCGGCCACGGCAACCTCGCCGAGCGCTCGCTCGCGAAGATGGTCCCGGGCAAGGAAGAGTTCCCCTACACGATCCGCATCGTCAGCGAGATCACCGAGTCGAACGGCTCGAGCTCGATGGCGACGGTGTGCGGCGGGACGCTCTCGCTGATGGACGCGGGCGTGCCGATCAAGGCGCCGGTCGCGGGCGTCGCGATGGGCCTGATCGCCGAGGGCGATCGCTACGCGGTGCTCACGGACATCCTCGGTGACGAGGACCACCTCGGCGACATGGACTTCAAGGTCTGTGGCACCAAGCGCGGCGTCACCGGCATCCAGATGGACATCAAGATCGCCGGCCTGAGCCGCGCGATCATGGAGCAGGCGCTCGCGCAGGCGAAGGACGCGCGGCTTCACATCCTCGACAAGATGCTCGAGGCGATGCCCGCGGCGCGCCCGGAGCTCAGCAAGTACGCGCCGCGCATCACGACGATCAAGGTCAAGCCCGACCAGATCCGCCTCGTGATCGGCCCCGGCGGCAAGACGATCAAGGGCATCGTCGAGGCGACGGGCGCGCAGGTCGACATCGAGGACGACGGCACGGTGCACGTGGCGTCGGCGGATCCGAAGGCGGCCGAGAAGGCGCTCGAGATGATCCGCGGCCTGACCACCGAGCCCGAGGTCGGCAAGACCTACAAGGGCATCGTGAAGCGCGTGGAGCCCTACGGCGCGTTCCTCGAGATCATGCCGGGCACCGACGGCCTCTGTCACATCTCGGACTTCGCGTGGGAGCGCGTCGAGAAGACCGAGGACATCATGAACCTCGGCGACGAGATCGAGGTGCAGGTCACCGACATCGATCAGACGGGCCGCGTGCGCCTGTCGCGCAAGGCGCTGCTGCCGAAGCCCGAGGGCTGGGTGGAGCGTCCGGCGCGCGAGCCCCGCGAGAGCCGCGGTGGTGATCGCGATCGTGATCGCGGCGGCCGCGATCGTGATCGCGGTGGGCGTGATCGGGATCGTGGCCCGCGCGATCGCGACCGTGGCCCGCGTGATCGCGATCGTGATCGCCCGCGTGATGATCGCCCGCGCGACGATCGCCCGCGCGATGATCGTCCGCGCGACGATCGCCCGCGCGACGATCGCCCGCGCGACGATCGTCCGCGCGAGGATCGCCCGCGCGACGACCGCCCGCGTGAGGATCGCCCCCGCGAGGATCGTCCGCGCGACGACCGCCCGCGCGACGACCGCGACAGCGACTGA
- the trxA gene encoding thioredoxin has protein sequence MAGKNVLVVNDLNFESEVMNSDQPVLVDFTATWCGPCRQIAPFIDQLADEYAGRAKVVKLDIDESPSTAARFGIRGVPTLYVFKGGRIVAQQQGAAPKTILARLIDTGIGA, from the coding sequence ATGGCCGGCAAGAACGTGCTCGTGGTGAACGATCTCAACTTCGAGAGCGAGGTGATGAACTCGGACCAGCCGGTCCTGGTGGACTTCACCGCCACGTGGTGCGGGCCCTGCCGTCAGATCGCGCCGTTCATCGATCAGCTCGCCGACGAGTACGCCGGGCGCGCGAAGGTCGTGAAGCTCGACATCGACGAGAGCCCCAGCACCGCGGCGCGCTTCGGCATCCGCGGCGTGCCCACGCTCTACGTGTTCAAGGGCGGCCGCATCGTCGCGCAGCAGCAGGGCGCGGCGCCGAAGACGATCCTCGCGCGCCTGATCGACACCGGCATCGGCGCCTGA
- the dut gene encoding dUTP diphosphatase, producing the protein MSTMERLRIQRLREDATLPVYATEGAAGLDLSAALDAPLELRPGDVVRVPTGLAIALPPGHEGQVRPRSGLAARHGITVLNAPGTIDEDYRGELQVILVHHGREPHVIRHGDRIAQLVVAPVTRVAIDVVDALDATARGEGGFGSTGLGRR; encoded by the coding sequence GTGTCGACGATGGAGCGACTTCGGATCCAGCGACTCCGCGAGGACGCGACGCTTCCCGTGTACGCGACCGAAGGCGCGGCGGGGCTCGATCTGTCGGCCGCGCTCGATGCGCCGCTCGAGCTGCGTCCCGGTGACGTCGTGCGCGTGCCGACCGGCCTCGCGATCGCGCTCCCACCCGGCCACGAAGGGCAGGTGCGCCCGCGCAGCGGTCTCGCCGCACGTCACGGCATCACCGTGCTCAACGCGCCCGGCACGATCGACGAGGACTACCGCGGCGAGCTCCAGGTGATCCTCGTGCACCACGGCCGCGAGCCGCACGTGATCCGTCACGGCGATCGCATCGCGCAGCTCGTCGTCGCGCCGGTCACGCGCGTCGCGATCGACGTCGTCGATGCGCTCGACGCGACTGCGCGAGGCGAGGGCGGCTTCGGCTCGACCGGGCTCGGGCGGCGTTGA
- a CDS encoding DUF5995 family protein: MLVLDLERELSVPPAVAFALVSEPDRMNRWSEARVERVLGGDAGHPGGTGALRRVRPRMMGREVVLEEVIERAEAPGLLVYRVLAGGGVKQHRGTITITPSARGSRVHWRVEATLAALPLEWAARAALRPSLERSLDAMAQVATEMGDHVEVTLPPPRSLDELAESRALAREAEACMESQRAYADELLERDDDRGWFARVYEHVTEGQLVACAAGRFDHPAWVLRLVIAFHALWEENLAIRLGERSGDVEAHWVKAHRRAETASRGEATMFVRAMRSIHAGMRAHIEDDLPRAIAKVHLSSYAGRADLARFRADYLRMGDIFLDASAKIRDVLPREAWTRRARVLDVLTPDGMRGALIEKRYYPIARRRREAFERAVGLVRVLG, from the coding sequence GTGCTCGTTCTCGATCTCGAGCGAGAGCTCTCGGTGCCGCCGGCCGTCGCGTTCGCGCTGGTGTCCGAGCCGGATCGCATGAACCGCTGGTCGGAGGCGCGCGTCGAGCGCGTGCTCGGGGGCGACGCCGGACATCCCGGCGGGACCGGCGCGCTGCGGCGCGTGCGGCCGCGGATGATGGGCCGCGAGGTGGTGCTCGAAGAGGTGATCGAGCGCGCCGAGGCGCCCGGGCTGCTCGTCTATCGCGTGCTCGCGGGCGGCGGCGTGAAGCAGCATCGCGGGACGATCACGATCACGCCGAGCGCGCGCGGGTCGCGGGTGCACTGGCGCGTCGAGGCGACGCTCGCGGCGTTGCCGCTCGAGTGGGCGGCGCGCGCGGCGCTGCGTCCTTCGCTCGAGCGCAGCCTCGATGCGATGGCGCAGGTCGCGACGGAGATGGGCGATCACGTCGAGGTCACGCTGCCCCCGCCGCGCTCGCTCGACGAGCTCGCGGAGTCGCGCGCGCTGGCGCGCGAGGCCGAGGCGTGCATGGAGTCGCAGCGCGCGTACGCCGACGAGCTGCTCGAGCGCGACGACGATCGCGGGTGGTTCGCGCGCGTCTACGAGCACGTCACCGAGGGTCAGCTCGTCGCGTGCGCGGCGGGGCGCTTCGATCATCCGGCGTGGGTGCTGCGGCTCGTGATCGCGTTCCACGCGCTGTGGGAGGAGAACCTCGCGATCCGGCTCGGCGAGCGCAGCGGAGACGTCGAGGCGCACTGGGTGAAGGCGCATCGTCGCGCCGAGACGGCGTCGCGCGGCGAGGCGACGATGTTCGTGCGCGCGATGCGATCGATCCACGCGGGGATGCGCGCGCACATCGAGGACGATCTGCCGCGCGCGATCGCGAAGGTGCACCTGTCGAGCTACGCGGGGCGCGCGGACCTCGCGCGCTTCCGCGCGGACTACCTGCGCATGGGCGACATCTTCCTCGACGCATCGGCGAAGATCCGCGACGTGCTGCCGCGCGAGGCGTGGACGCGACGGGCGCGCGTGCTCGACGTGCTCACGCCCGACGGGATGCGCGGCGCGCTGATCGAGAAGCGCTACTACCCGATCGCGCGCCGGCGGCGCGAGGCGTTCGAGCGCGCGGTCGGGCTCGTGCGCGTGCTCGGGTAG
- a CDS encoding phytanoyl-CoA dioxygenase family protein, which produces MITNEQRTAFARDGYLVLRACVPTERIRAARARIADALDRDESIGEMPRFLASTFCPSITRHPDIVGLLDPAYPAIAALFGVPESPRAKSGQIALRFPERARVDARHGFHLDGFPTSLNDVPHGTVHRHTLLCGVYLTPLRGPDRGNFVVWPGSHRHFARMLRELDAPAFLAANGAEALLDRIRAEDAGPPRQLEVEPGDVVLAHHLLAHGASDNLSLRTRETVYFRLLHPRDGAHDPSPLMDERAMFDGVDWSTNQE; this is translated from the coding sequence ATGATCACGAACGAACAGCGCACCGCGTTCGCGCGCGACGGCTATCTCGTGCTCCGCGCGTGCGTTCCCACCGAACGCATCCGCGCGGCGCGCGCGCGGATCGCCGACGCGCTCGATCGCGACGAGTCGATCGGCGAGATGCCGCGCTTCCTCGCGAGCACGTTCTGCCCGTCGATCACGCGCCATCCCGACATCGTCGGGCTGCTCGATCCGGCGTACCCCGCGATCGCCGCGCTCTTCGGCGTCCCCGAGTCACCGCGCGCGAAGAGCGGCCAGATCGCGCTCCGCTTCCCCGAGCGCGCGCGCGTCGACGCACGCCACGGGTTCCACCTCGACGGCTTTCCCACGTCGCTCAACGACGTGCCGCACGGCACCGTGCACCGACACACGCTCCTCTGCGGCGTGTACCTCACGCCGCTGCGCGGCCCCGATCGCGGCAACTTCGTCGTGTGGCCCGGCTCGCATCGCCACTTCGCGCGCATGCTCCGCGAGCTCGACGCGCCCGCGTTCCTCGCCGCGAACGGCGCCGAGGCGCTGCTCGATCGCATCCGCGCCGAAGACGCCGGCCCTCCGCGCCAGCTCGAGGTCGAGCCGGGCGACGTCGTGCTCGCGCATCACCTGCTCGCGCACGGCGCGTCCGACAACCTCTCGCTCCGCACCCGCGAGACCGTCTACTTTCGCCTGCTGCACCCGCGCGACGGCGCGCACGATCCGAGCCCCCTGATGGACGAGCGCGCGATGTTCGACGGAGTTGATTGGTCGACCAACCAAGAATGA
- a CDS encoding sensor histidine kinase, with product MTPPTLLVELAEKMGLLAAAALVAVLFPPLRNRLLGVGRRVDKLAAVGLGFGLSVWGATLGLHVAGEDINVRAIGILIAAILGGWKAGLLAGLGGGLFYAFQVDPQTAPYVLIASVVDGVLAGVVAERKPEWVEGPRVFFTAIAVQGVHLFVVGVGLVAFGYAERYLPAWPAHLVKLVVNGAGVTLFVMVARLVISREERGVALAHARAAADKAALEALRRRLEPHFLFNALTAIRATIRRDPEAARELVSDLADLYRYLLSHPDDAPLSAEIDHASAYLAIERARLGEGRVRVDIDVPAALRAHRVPALLLQPLVENAVRHGVARRSGAGTIRIGAHEDGDSLVIEVEDACEGDPVPANEKGSGIALATLRERLGRLFGDRAAIDLDVGAMGARASVKLPLEAQTTSSGARVLASIEERANA from the coding sequence ATGACGCCGCCGACGCTGCTCGTCGAGCTCGCGGAGAAGATGGGGCTCCTCGCGGCCGCCGCGCTGGTGGCCGTGCTCTTCCCGCCGCTGCGCAATCGACTCCTCGGCGTCGGTCGCCGCGTCGACAAGCTCGCCGCGGTGGGCCTCGGGTTCGGGCTCTCGGTGTGGGGCGCGACGCTCGGCCTCCACGTCGCCGGCGAGGACATCAACGTGCGCGCGATCGGGATCCTGATCGCCGCGATCCTCGGCGGCTGGAAAGCGGGTCTGCTCGCCGGCCTCGGCGGCGGCCTCTTCTACGCGTTCCAGGTCGATCCGCAGACCGCGCCCTACGTGCTGATCGCGTCGGTGGTCGACGGAGTGCTCGCGGGCGTCGTCGCCGAGCGCAAGCCCGAGTGGGTCGAGGGCCCGCGTGTCTTCTTCACCGCGATCGCGGTGCAGGGCGTGCACCTCTTCGTCGTCGGCGTCGGCCTCGTCGCGTTCGGCTACGCCGAGCGCTACCTGCCCGCGTGGCCCGCGCACCTGGTGAAGCTCGTCGTCAACGGCGCGGGCGTCACGCTCTTCGTGATGGTCGCGCGCCTCGTCATCTCGCGCGAAGAGCGCGGCGTCGCGCTCGCCCACGCACGCGCCGCGGCCGACAAAGCCGCGCTCGAAGCGTTGCGCCGCCGGCTCGAGCCGCACTTCCTCTTCAACGCGCTCACCGCGATTCGCGCCACGATCCGGCGCGATCCCGAGGCCGCGCGCGAGCTCGTCAGCGACCTCGCCGATCTCTATCGCTACCTCCTCTCGCACCCCGACGACGCGCCGCTCTCCGCGGAGATCGATCACGCGAGCGCGTACCTCGCGATCGAGCGCGCGCGCCTCGGCGAAGGCCGCGTGCGCGTCGACATCGACGTGCCCGCGGCGCTGCGCGCGCATCGCGTGCCCGCGCTCCTGCTCCAGCCCCTCGTCGAGAACGCGGTCCGCCACGGCGTCGCGCGACGGAGCGGTGCCGGCACGATCCGCATCGGCGCGCACGAGGACGGCGACTCGCTCGTGATCGAGGTCGAGGACGCGTGCGAGGGCGATCCCGTCCCCGCGAACGAGAAGGGCAGCGGCATCGCGCTCGCCACGCTGCGCGAGCGTCTCGGTCGTCTCTTCGGTGATCGCGCCGCGATCGACCTCGACGTCGGCGCGATGGGCGCGCGCGCGTCCGTGAAGCTGCCGCTCGAGGCGCAGACCACGTCGAGCGGCGCTCGGGTGCTCGCATCGATCGAAGAAAGGGCGAACGCGTGA
- a CDS encoding serine hydrolase domain-containing protein gives MRLPFVALLALSLAACGDLELASLDASVPTDAVTPRAVDATPFDAGPPPADLEGFVDWQMRAGGIRGLAAAITTREGTALTMLRGEASEGVPVAEDTLFVLASISKTFTGILVVQLVEDGLLDLDAPLDEYLPYAVRNPAFPDVPVTARMLLTHTSGLRDQLTVLGMASTAGTDPDVALSDFSRDYVGVPDHWDARPGAQYQYCNAGFAVLGALVEAITEQDFRARSDARLLDPLGLDGSGWFLADVDVSMIATPYSWSERRGFTALQHGGYAFYPAASMRASIVHMARYARAVSRGLELDGVRVLREALATEMRRVPFPEIAGDRSLAWEIETIRGRAYMHHSGATNGGATLLYVGDDGVSIIVLTNSDAYIRSRFGLREGADALREIVLRLDSEADALVRE, from the coding sequence ATGCGCCTGCCGTTCGTCGCGCTCCTCGCGCTCTCGCTCGCGGCCTGTGGCGACCTCGAGCTCGCGTCGCTCGACGCATCGGTCCCGACCGACGCCGTCACGCCTCGCGCGGTCGACGCGACCCCGTTCGACGCCGGTCCGCCGCCCGCCGATCTCGAAGGCTTCGTCGACTGGCAGATGCGCGCCGGCGGCATCCGCGGTCTCGCGGCCGCGATCACGACGCGCGAAGGCACCGCGCTCACGATGCTGCGCGGCGAAGCGAGCGAAGGTGTTCCCGTCGCCGAGGACACGCTCTTCGTGCTCGCGTCGATCTCGAAGACGTTCACCGGGATCCTCGTCGTGCAGCTCGTCGAGGACGGCCTCCTCGATCTCGATGCGCCCCTCGACGAGTACCTCCCGTACGCGGTGCGCAACCCCGCGTTCCCCGACGTGCCCGTCACCGCGCGCATGCTGCTCACGCACACGTCGGGCCTCCGCGATCAGCTCACGGTGCTCGGCATGGCATCGACCGCGGGCACCGATCCCGACGTCGCGCTCTCCGACTTCTCGCGCGACTACGTCGGGGTCCCGGATCACTGGGACGCGCGACCCGGCGCGCAATACCAGTACTGCAACGCAGGCTTCGCCGTCCTCGGCGCGCTCGTCGAGGCGATCACCGAGCAGGACTTCCGCGCGCGCAGCGATGCGCGCCTGCTCGACCCGCTCGGGCTCGACGGCTCCGGGTGGTTCCTCGCCGACGTCGACGTCTCGATGATCGCGACGCCGTACTCGTGGAGCGAGCGACGCGGCTTCACCGCGCTCCAGCACGGCGGCTACGCGTTCTATCCCGCGGCCTCGATGCGCGCGTCGATCGTCCACATGGCGCGCTACGCGCGCGCGGTGTCGCGCGGCCTCGAGCTCGACGGCGTGCGCGTGCTGCGCGAAGCCCTCGCCACCGAGATGCGGCGCGTCCCGTTCCCGGAGATCGCCGGCGATCGCTCGCTCGCGTGGGAGATCGAGACGATCCGCGGCCGCGCGTACATGCACCACTCGGGCGCGACGAACGGCGGCGCGACGCTGCTCTACGTCGGCGACGACGGCGTGAGCATCATCGTGCTGACCAACAGCGACGCGTACATCCGCTCGCGCTTCGGGCTGCGCGAGGGCGCCGACGCGCTGCGCGAGATCGTGCTGCGCCTCGACAGCGAGGCCGACGCGCTGGTGCGCGAATGA
- the rpsO gene encoding 30S ribosomal protein S15, translating into MALNPERKTQIIEQFRQHEGDTGSPEVQIALLTERIQYLTEHFKTHAKDHHSRRGLLQLVSQRRRLLDYLRRESVDRYRKVIGALGIRK; encoded by the coding sequence ATGGCTCTGAACCCCGAGCGCAAGACGCAGATCATCGAGCAGTTCCGCCAGCACGAGGGCGACACCGGCTCGCCCGAGGTGCAGATCGCGCTGCTCACCGAGCGCATCCAGTACCTCACCGAGCACTTCAAGACGCACGCGAAGGATCACCACTCGCGTCGTGGTCTCCTGCAGCTCGTCAGCCAGCGCCGTCGTCTGCTCGACTACTTGCGTCGCGAGAGCGTCGACCGTTACCGCAAGGTGATCGGCGCGCTTGGCATCCGTAAGTGA